One region of Thalassophryne amazonica chromosome 16, fThaAma1.1, whole genome shotgun sequence genomic DNA includes:
- the abca3b gene encoding ATP-binding cassette sub-family A member 3, producing MAVMRQFGLLMWKNYLQQKRQILVTLVEIALPLLFSGVLIVLRENVSFKIYPNTTYQSFSVDELEACPIQKQLAYVPGNSSVVRHMAENVLKILDLWSVRGFDTEEEFEHFVKNDRLSKEVLAAVVFEHSFTHDDEPFPKQVSYHLRFPYTPRCAPLPESSELNPNSDLDWHTHSLFPLLQLPGPREQFNQEGGTPGYYREGFLAVQHAVDRAIMRAYNRSAADSLFASITVLLSRFSYPAYTYDVFILAIQSQLPLVLVLSFTYTALNIVRAVVQEKERKLKEYMRMMGLSNWLHWSAWFLMFFLFLSVSVFFVTLLLCIHVSSNGAVLTYSDPTLVFVFLLVFAVATINFSFMISAFFSRANVGAAAGGFIYFLSYLPYLFLWPRYDLLSHSQKVSACLISNVAMAMGAQLIGMYEGKGIGIQWSNLFESVTVDDDFTLAQVLTLLLFDALLYGLVAWYMEAVFPGEYGVPLPYYFFVLPSYWCSSPRMALVKEKEEEEDAEKALKGEFIEEEPAGLVSGIKIKHLAKEFKVGNQTRQAVQDLTMNMFEGQITVLLGHNGAGKTTTLSMLTGLFPPSSGRAYINGYDICQDMALIRRSLGLCPQHDVLFDNLTVREHLLFYTQLKGFSKDKIPDEVDRILRILNLEDKRQARSKTLSGGMKRKLSIGIALIGDSKVVMLDEPTSGMDPAARRATWDLLQGEKSGRTILLTTHFMDEADLLGDRVAIMAGGELQCCGSPLFLKNKYGAGYHMVIVKDAFCNVSEITRLVHMYVPNAMLESSAGAELSYILPKESTSKFELLFAELEMNREELGIASYGASVTTMEEVFLRVGKLVDSSLDIQAIQLPALQYQHERRSHDWTTDDTSSISGMTDVTDFTDSGTLISEDCSNIKLNTGVYLHLQQFYAMFLKRALYSWRNWKVMVAQFLVPMVFTIVALVVARTLPSEKSAPHLRLALSRYGYTRVPMSLQPGAGPLATVLADAYSSQLSAQLEHLINVSDVTDYILAHTKAEGGRFNEQCVVGAAFRGTSSSNLEATAYFNNQGYHTPAMALMMMDNALFKLMAGKNASIQTGNYPMPKSMSEVAMTQLTDSKTGFAIAINLMYGMASLSSTFALLLVTESSIKSKHVQQVSGVYLSNFWFSALLWDMVNFLLPCILMLVVFQAFGVEAFLHTHLLDVLLLLKLYGWAVVPLMYLLSFFFSTAAAAYTRLTIFNMISGTATFLAVTIMAIPELQLQNLSHLLDKVFLIFPNYCLGMAFSQFYQNYELLSFCTESKVSQSICHLYNITFQTNYLSMSEPGVGRFLVAFSVQGVVFIILLFVIELQCFRTLWRFITSLCRRCKMVPLIGDTALLPEDRDVADERKRIMECQPMVESMVTSPLILQELSKVYSGGRNLVAVDRLSLAVGKGECFGLLGFNGAGKTTTFKMLTGDETHYSGDAYIDGYSILRDIKKVQQRIGYCPQFDAVLDHMTGRETLSMYARLRGIPEMYVSGCVENVLRSLLLEPHADKLVRSYSGGNKRKLSAGIALIGGPPVIFLDEPSTGMDPVARRLLWDAVTRTRESGKAIIITSHSMEECEALCTRLAVMVNGQFKCLGSPQHLKSKFGSGYTLLAKIHVETELEDSDLQQFKDFIESTFPGSQLKDEHQGMVHYHLTDKTLTWAQVFGTLEAAKEKYCIEDYCVSQITLEQVFLSFAQFQHCTEETRK from the exons AAACGTCAGATCCTGGTGACGCTGGTGGAAATAGCCCTGCCTCTCCTTTTCTCTGGCGTCCTCATCGTGCTGCGAGAGAATGTGTCTTTTAAGATCTACCCAAACACCACGTACCAGAGTTTCTCTGTTGATGAATTGGAGGCCTGTCCAATCCAAAAACAGTTGGCGTATGTACCAGGAAACTCCAGTGTGGTGCGTCACATGGCAGAAAATGTGCTAAAAATCCTGGATTTATGGTCAG TACGTGGATTTGACACGGAGGAGGAGTTTGAGCACTTTGTGAAAAATGACCGTCTGTCAAAAGAGGTGCTGGctgctgtggtttttgaacactCTTTCACCCACGATGATGAACCATTTCCCAAACAG GTGAGTTATCACCTGCGTTTCCCATACACGCCACGCTGTGCTCCTCTCCCAGAGAGTTCCGAGCTCAACCCCAACAGTGACCTGGACTGGCACACGCACAGTCTGTTTCCACTCCTCCAGCTGCCAGGTCCCCGGGAGCAGTTTAACCAAGAGGGAGGCACACCTG GTTATTACCGAGAGGGCTTCCTGGCAGTGCAGCATGCGGTTGATCGAGCAATCATGCGTGCCTATAACAGAAGTGCTGCTGACTCCCTGTTCGCCTCGATCACAGTGCTCCTGTCACGCTTTTCTTACCCTGCATATACATATGATGTCTTCATCCTGGCTATTCAGAGTCAACTACCCTTGGTATTGGTGCTCAGCTTCACCTACACAGCCCTCAATATAGTCCGAGCTGTGGTGCAGGAAAAGGAAAGGAAACTCAAG GAGTACATGAGGATGATGGGTCTCAGTAACTGGTTGCACTGGAGCGCCTGGTTTCTCATGTTCTTCCTCTTCCTCTCTGTTTCAGTCTTCTTTGTTACACTGCTTCTCTGCATTCAT GTGAGCTCGAACGGTGCAGTGCTGACCTACAGTGACCCCACCTTGGTCTTTGTCTTCCTGCTAGTCTTCGCTGTGGCCACCATCAACTTCAGCTTTATGATCAGTGCCTTCTTCTCACGAG CGAATGTAGGAGCAGCAGCAGGCGGCTTCATTTATTTCCTGAGTTACCTGCCTTACTTGTTCCTGTGGCCTCGCTACGACTTGCTGAGCCATTCCCAGAAAGTGTCAGCCTGCCTTATCTCTAATGTGGCCATGGCCATGGGTGCTCAGCTCATAGGAATGTATGAAGGCAAAG GCATAGGAATCCAGTGGAGTAACCTGTTTGAATCTGTCACGGTGGATGACGACTTCACCTTGGCCCAGGTCTTGACCTTGCTGCTTTTTGATGCCCTGCTCTATGGGCTGGTGGCCTGGTACATGGAAGCAGTTTTTCCCGGTGAATATGGGGTGCCTCTTCCGTACTACTTCTTTGTACTG CCTTCATACTGGTGCAGCAGCCCACGAATGGCTTTGGTGaaagagaaagaggaagaagaagatgcagaaaaGGCTCTGAAAGGAGAATTTATAGAAGAAGAACCAGCTGGATTAGTCTCTGGGATCAAGATTAAACACCTTGCTAAG GAGTTCAAAGTGGGCAATCAAACACGGCAGGCTGTGCAGGATCTTACGATGAACATGTTTGAAGGACAGATCACAGTGCTCTTGGGACACAATGGAGCTGGGAAAACCACCACATTGTCCATGCTAACTG GTCTGTTCCCTCCCAGCAGTGGCAGGGCCTACATCAACGGCTATGACATCTGTCAGGATATGGCTCTGATTAGACGCAGTCTTGGACTCTGTCCTCAGCATGATGTGCTGTTTGATAACCTTACTGTCAGGGAACACCTTCTCTTTTACACACAG TTGAAAGGCTTCTCCAAAGACAAGATTCCAGATGAGGTGGACCGGATTCTCCGGATCTTGAACCTTGAGGACAAGCGACAGGCTCGCTCTAAGACCCTCTCTGGTGGCATGAAGAGAAAACTCTCCATCGGCATTGCCCTCATTGGAGACTCGAAG GTAGTGATGTTAGATGAACCCACATCTGGTATGGACCCAGCAGCGAGACGGGCCACCTGGGACCTTCTGCAAGGTGAGAAGAGCGGTCGCACCATCCTGCTCACCACGCACTTCATGGACGAGGCTGACCTGCTCGGTGATCGCGTCGCCATCATGGCGGGTGGGGAGCTGCAGTGCTGCGGTTCTCCTCTCTTCCTTAAAAACAAATATG GTGCTGGCTACCATATGGTGATAGTAAAAGATGCCTTTTGTAACGTGTCTGAGATCACACGCCTCGTGCATATGTACGTTCCCAACGCTATGCTTGAGAGCAGTGCCGGAGCCGAACTCTCTTACATCCTGCCGAAGGAAAGCACCAGCAA GTTTGAGCTGCTGTTTGCTGAGCTGGAGATGAACAGAGAGGAGTTGGGCATCGCCAGCTATGGTGCTTCAGTGACGACTATGGAGGAGGTTTTCCTCAG AGTGGGAAAGTTGGTGGATTCCAGTTTGGACATTCAAGCCATCCAGCTGCCAGCTCTGCAGTACCAACATGAGAGACGCTCCCACGACTGGACAACAGACGATACGAGCAGCATCAGCGGCATGACTGATGTCACCGACTTCACAGACAGCGGCACACTCATTTCAGAAGACTGCTCCAACATTAAGCTGAACACTGGG GTCTACCTACATTTGCAACAGTTTTATGCCATGTTCTTGAAGCGGGCACTGTACAGCTGGAGAAACTGGAAGGTGATGGTGGCTCAGTTCCTGGTCCCTATGGTCTTCACAATTGTGGCTCTTGTTGTGGCACGCACCCTTCCCAGTGAAAAGAGTGCACCTCATTTGAGGCTGGCGCTCAGCCGGTATGGTTACACCCGCGTGCCCATGTCTCTGCAGCCTGGGGCGGGTCCACTGGCCACTGTCCTGGCAGACGCATACAGTTCCCAACTGTCTGCCCAGCTTGAACATCTCATCAACGTCTCAG ATGTTACTGATTACATCCTGGCCCATACTAAGGCAGAAGGAGGACGCTTTAACGAGCAGTGTGTCGTGGGTGCTGCTTTTCGTGGCACAAGCAGTTCGAATCTAGAAGCAACAGCATACTTCAACAATCAGGGTTATCACACTCCTGCCATGGCCCTCATGATGATGGACAATGCTCTCTTCAAGCTTATGGCAGGAAAGAATGCGTCCATCCAAACCGGCAATTACCCAATGCCAAAAAGCATGTCCGAGGTCGCCATGACCCAGCTCACAGA CAGCAAGACAGGCTTTGCCATCGCCATCAACCTGATGTACGGCATGGCCTCCCTGTCCAGCACCTTTGCTCTGCTGCTCGTCACAGAATCTTCTATTAAGTCCAAGCATGTGCAGCAAGTTAGCGGTGTCTACCTGTCAAATTTCTGGTTCTCTGCCTTGCTGTGGGACATGGTCAACTTCCTGCTGCCCTGCATCCTCATGCTG gtGGTTTTCCAGGCATTTGGGGTCGAGGCCTTTCTGCACACCCACCTGTTAGATGTGCTGTTGCTGCTAAAGCTGTATGGCTGGGCTGTTGTGCCTCTCATGTACCTGCTCAGCTTCTTCTTCTCCACTGCAGCCGCTGCCTACACGCGCCTCACCATATTTAACATGATCTCGGGCACAGCCACTTTTTTGGCTGTCACCATCATGGCCATCCCAG agctgcagctgcagaacCTGTCTCACTTGCTGGACAAGGTGTTTCTGATCTTCCCAAACTACTGTCTGGGCATGGCCTTCAGCCAGTTCTACCAGAACTATGAACTCCTTTCATTTTGCACTGAATCCAAAGTCAGCCAGTCAATCTGCCATTTGTACA ACATCACATTTCAGACAAACTACTTATCCATGTCAGAGCCTGGTGTGGGGCGCTTCCTGGTGGCCTTCTCGGTGCAGGGTGTCGTTTTCATCATTCTGCTGTTTGTCATTGAACTTCAGTGTTTCCGAACTCTGTGGCGATTCATCACCTCCCTGTGTAGAAGATGCAAGATG GTGCCCTTAATAGGGGATACAGCACTGCTTCCAGAGGACAGGGATGTAGCCGACGAGAGGAAGAGGATTATGGAGTGCCAGCCCATGGTAGAGTCCATGGTTACCAGCCCACTCATACTGCAGGAGCTCAGCAAG GTGTACAGCGGTGGGCGGAATCTTGTGGCTGTGGACAGGCTGTCTCTAGCTGTGGGTAAAGGAGAATGTTTCGGCCTCCTGGGCTTCAATGGAGCAGGGAAGACCACCACGTTCAAGATGCTGACAGGTGATGAGACCCATTACTCCGGTGATGCCTACATTGATGGTTACAGCATTTTGAGGGACATTAAGAAG GTGCAGCAGCGAATTGGTTACTGTCCACAGTTTGATGCCGTGTTGGACCATATGACAGGACGAGAAACTCTGAGTATGTATGCCAGGCTTAGAGGGATCCCAGAGATGTACGTGTCGGGGTGCGTGGAGAATGTGCTGAGGTCGCTGCTGCTGGAGCCGCATGCTGACAAACTGGTCCGTAGCTACAG TGGTGGGAACAAGCGAAAGCTGAGCGCAGGCATCGCTCTGATTGGTGGACCACCCGTCATTTTCCTGGATGAGCCATCCACTGGGATGGACCCTGTGGCCAGAAGGCTGCTGTGGGATGCCGTTACACGAACGCGGGAGTCCGGCAAGGCCATAATCATCACTTCTCACAG